The Naumovozyma dairenensis CBS 421 chromosome 1, complete genome genomic interval gtTAACGTTGGTGGTCCGTATTTTATCGAGATTTTACTCAAGTATCCTTTAACTAACCGTTTCATCTAAGTTGAACAAGATAAACTGCTACGCTAGAGAAGCATAGTCTACAACTAGGCACGATTATTCTACGTTGAACATATCTACGTTTCATTACTTGTTTATATCCCTACAAGGCCGATTTCGTTGgccaatttgaaaaagctTTTTTCCAAAACTATTAACTCTTCAATATTGACTGCAACATTCTTTATTCtagaataatatttttcccttagaaacaagaaaagagaaGGACGAATACTCTATTTTGCATacaaatattctttcttttttccttattcgttacaaaaaataaaacttcGACAGCTATATACGAATAAAAGAAAACTGGTCCAGTCAACTAACcaacaaaaggaaaaagaaaaaaatgaatccATTTCAAACGAGAAGCttacaaaggaaaaatacaaaaaacCTAGAATTAGGTAACAACAAGAATACTTTAAATTCTAATACATGTGTAAGTGACGCGATTCCTCCACGCCTCAGTAAAATAGAGGGAAGAAATCGAGACCCGATTATATTGACTAATCTTAATTGCAACAATGATAGAACAGTAACATCcaagaaattatttctaGAACgtaatttacaaaaatcaCCCAAGGAGCGAACATACCAGTCTTCTTTGTCTCCTTCACCGTCGTCTGTTTCACCTCTATCTTCTCCGAATGAATCACCATCACACAAACTAAATTTTGCTAACAAGGGTAGTTTATACCTTCGAAGAggtttaaagaaaaaactgACGTTAGATCCAACACCATCACTCTCTGAACCGTTACCCCTGAATCcattagaaataaaaaagcCACACTCTCAACAAACAGTAGAAACGTCATCGGTACATTCTCAAGTGAAAACAATTAAACGTAAGGTTCCACCGTCACCTCTGAAACtcacaaataataataataccataAATAATATCCAAAGTCATCAAACTACtgtaataaaaaatgataccataataatacaacaaCAGGAAGATTCAGATTCTCCTTATAAATCCATTGCATCACCACtatacaataataataaaagttCAACTTCATCTCCAACATTGATAGTGCCAACTACAAACACAACTAATAATAGCAGTGGAGGGAGCACATCACCACAACATACAATACCTACGACAGATTCCATATACcaattacaagatttaGTCCAATTAGGTAAGATTGGATCAGGTAATTCAGGTACAGTAGTCAAGACACTCCACGTACCAACATCCAAAATAATAGCTAAAAAGACAATCCCCCTTGagaaaaacaatgaaaTCATATTGAACCAACTAATTAGAGAATTAACGATAATGAAAAGTGTCAAATCacataaaaatatcatatcattCTATGGTGCATACTATGACAAtgtgaaaaataatgaaattatcatATTAATGGAATATATGGATTGCGGCTCGTTAGATAAAATCTTATTAACTTATAAAAGACTGGTTAATCGTGGATTCATTGAttccaaattgaaaaattggtTCAATGATTCTTTGatactttcaaaattatcataCGCAGTTTTAAATGGGCTAGATTATCTTTATACTAAttataaaattattcataGAGATATTAAGCCTTCTAATATTTTGGTTAATAGTAAAGGACAAGTGAAAATTTGTGATTTCGgtgtttcaaaaaaattaataaactCAATTGCTGATACTTTTGTCGGGACTTCTACTTATATGTCACCGGAAAGAATTCAAGGTAATGTTTATTCGACAAAAGGAGACGTTTGGTCATTAGGTTTAGTCATTATAGAATTGGTAACAGGCAAGTTCCCATTAagtttaaataataataacagcaatcataataataataataataataataataataataataaaaataaaaataataataggaattctgataatgataacatcattaataacaataataattctcCAGATGGCATTCTTGATTTACTACAAAGAATCGTTAATGAACCATCTCCAAAGTTACCCagagataataataattatcagTTCCCAACGGAAATGATAGATTTCGTCAATAAATGTTGTATTAAAGAGGAGAAAAATAGATCATCAATTCATGAATTGTTAGCTCATGATTTC includes:
- the STE7 gene encoding mitogen-activated protein kinase kinase STE7 (similar to Saccharomyces cerevisiae STE7 (YDL159W); ancestral locus Anc_7.335); this translates as MNPFQTRSLQRKNTKNLELGNNKNTLNSNTCVSDAIPPRLSKIEGRNRDPIILTNLNCNNDRTVTSKKLFLERNLQKSPKERTYQSSLSPSPSSVSPLSSPNESPSHKLNFANKGSLYLRRGLKKKLTLDPTPSLSEPLPLNPLEIKKPHSQQTVETSSVHSQVKTIKRKVPPSPLKLTNNNNTINNIQSHQTTVIKNDTIIIQQQEDSDSPYKSIASPLYNNNKSSTSSPTLIVPTTNTTNNSSGGSTSPQHTIPTTDSIYQLQDLVQLGKIGSGNSGTVVKTLHVPTSKIIAKKTIPLEKNNEIILNQLIRELTIMKSVKSHKNIISFYGAYYDNVKNNEIIILMEYMDCGSLDKILLTYKRLVNRGFIDSKLKNWFNDSLILSKLSYAVLNGLDYLYTNYKIIHRDIKPSNILVNSKGQVKICDFGVSKKLINSIADTFVGTSTYMSPERIQGNVYSTKGDVWSLGLVIIELVTGKFPLSLNNNNSNHNNNNNNNNNNNKNKNNNRNSDNDNIINNNNNSPDGILDLLQRIVNEPSPKLPRDNNNYQFPTEMIDFVNKCCIKEEKNRSSIHELLAHDFILMYSDKLYNKEFKMWCKMIKSYIKQDRQFKREDIERAKFEKRQLEKSSEAAKKNRH